The sequence below is a genomic window from Ctenopharyngodon idella isolate HZGC_01 chromosome 11, HZGC01, whole genome shotgun sequence.
ATAAAATCCTGGGATTTGAATGGATTATGAACAGTGGGCTATGAAATTACTAATATTATTTTCCCCACCCATATGACCTTGGTTACACAGGCAAAGCTGTTCCAgaggcagagaaatttagtgcattttgatagtgcttatgaatattaaagtgttttctttcgaataatgcaaacttttgtgcacaataagaccagggacatttattataatatatggTCAGTTTAATTTCTTATGGTCATGAAGCTGACATAATACCCACCTTCCTTTGCATTGTGAATGATGTTCTTGCAGAGCAGATCGTTGTGACAGAGCACTACAGGAGAGCCCAGCTGCGACAGGTGTTCCTTCATCCACATCATTTCCTGTTCAAGCACTTCCTGACTGGGCACTTCCTGCTGAATTCTAAATCAAAAAACATAGAAAGAGTGTTTGACATCACAATAATGTCACAAAATAGATTTTTGGAAAATTAAAGTTTGCTTATTAATGATGTTTGTTTAGTaaaaaaattggtaacactttacaataaggtttttatttgtttactacattagttaacatgaattaaccaTAAAcaacacttctacagcatttattaatcttagctaatctcaacatttactaacacaTTTTTAAGATTAAAAGTCATAtcttttaacattagttaacatgaacatttttattatctaacattaacaaaggttaataaatgcagtaaaaatatgttcatgttagttaatgcattaactaagattaacaaatgagaccttactgtaaagtgttaccaaataattGCACAACTTTCCTCAACTAGGCACACGATTTGAGTTTCACGTCTGTGGACAGTACGGGACAAGTTATGCATAGAAGTTCAATATTTAGGGTTAGgagtttgttcaaatcactaatCTTAAGTATGAGTAATAGTAAGCATCTTTTGGTTTTAAtactgtattattatatattgaaattaatataacatagtATGTTAAGTAACTAACATagttaacaaatgttaacaatTATTGTGAAGTATTACTAACAATTTCAACTAAACGCTTCATCAGGAAGCTTTTAGCTTAACAAAGGATGGATTAACAAAAGAGAAATTAAGACGGTGATAATGTGGTCCAGTCCCACCAATGAGAAAGCCTGTCTGAGTGACCACTCTCCCCTTATAATGGGCTTAAGTAGCTATTTCTAGAATCTCCATTTGCTGTGCAGCAGCTCACTCAAAACCCAGCAGTCTCTCTGACTGATCTGTGATTTGTTGCATGCTTTTTTGCACAAGTTTATGACTTGTATAAAGTATCAGGAAACTACTGAGTAAAATCATTATATTAAACATTGGGGAATAATATAATCTCTACCAGAGAAACTCTTATGAAACTAATGCTCTGATGACTGATGACGTAAATGATCTCTGGCTCCCGATAAACGTCAGAATGCAAACAGCCACCAGCTTTTAAGAGCGAGCATCTTTGTAAGGAAGACAATTGAGATGATTATGTGACATAACAGTTCTGAGCATGAGATTAGACAGACAAATGCAATCTGGGACTCGTGAAACACCTGTCTGAGCAAAATCAAAATTCAAACGCGTCTCATCCATTCAGATTTCTGAGCTGTGATGAGTAATAATCTGAATTTTAATGAGAtaatttaagatttaaaaatttaaacctattctgctttttttacattttcaactttctttagtgtgtaatgttgctgtctgagcatgaaaaaagtctgaaaagtAGCAAAGCacagtcactccaaagggagttaagGCACGGATCTACTTCATTTTCTGCGTTTCGCTCCGTCACTCGCACAGTCGTGAATCACGGCTTTCAAAGCATAATCAACCGCGGATGAGAACGGATGGACAATTGCATCTTTATACAAGTTCTCTACAAGACATTGGAGGGCAGCACTGAGTCATGTCATTTACAGGACATTAACTCGGAAGGATTGAGGAAGAAAAGTATCGGATCTGCTATTGCACGCAAATTTTAGAACAAGAACCAAAACAAAACGATGGAGATTGAtatgctgctttgtttacttttttgtaTCGCCACCTATTGGACTCTTTTGTCTCAAAATTTACCTTGCACATGCGCTGTTGTACACGCACCAGACATCCGCGGACCCTCCTGATGATGAAAATGACATCACACAGACAGTGTGCGGACCGCCGCGGAATGCGgaaacacatcacaatattcctcatttaaataatttccggCCAAAAGCATACACTAAAAAGGagcgaggcctggttgagttgcgttagtaCTGTGTTGAAACTTGTGGTTATGGTACGGGGATGTGACATTTCTGAAACACGCTTAAAGGGTTGACCAATatcaacacactggtccagctggccaatcagagcacatttcgcttttcggaaggaggggctttatagagacaggaactaaacagagcattactgacagactgggaagagaggtgctgcaacaatgtcaaatatgtgaagAATAgggtgttttttgaacattcaagcatgaaatcctagaacacaaaaacaaaatcaagactttgtaaaagggcttAATATGGCTTCTTTAAGATTCATTCCCTGAAGTTTACCTGACATTAGAGGCTTGGTCTGTGAACTCCGTGGCCACTAGCGAGAAGTACTTGCGCATTTTGATCCACAGGTTGGGTTTGGGGATGCAGCCATTGTGTGCGTGGATGGCGTGAATGCGGGCCATTTCACGGGCGATAAGTCTGCCAATAATAACAAAGGAAGACGTTGGTCCAAACTGCAATGTTCAATTTCAGCTTAAACACAATGCCTGGAAAAAGCTGTTTATGTGGAAAAATGGATATTAGTCCAAGGTCACCTGTGTAATTTGCGATACGGTTCACTGTGTGCCTGGAAGGAGATTACATGACCCTCATGAAGGGAATGAACACTTCGGTCTGAGTGCACATGATCTTTGCGCCAAATTTTGCTTAGACTATAGGAAGAGGTTTCCACAAGCCattcttcaatatttaaagaCACGTTTCAAAAAGGTGCTATTATATGctatacattttatcattatatacattatactttaattcagcaaggatgcattaaattgatcaaaagtgacagtaaagatttacaacattaacattacaaataaatattaagcagaacaactgtttccaacattgataataattaggaAGGTTTCACcacatcagcatattagatttctgaaggatcatgtgacactgaagactggagtagtgatgctgaaaaatcaactttgcatcactggaataaattacattttataatatattcaaagagaaaacagttatacattgtaataatatttcacaatattactgtttttactttacttttgatcaaataaatgcagcctttcaaaaacaataaaagaatcTTACTAaccaaaaacttttgaatggtattgtaaACTGATTTCAGTATGTATGaaacatattttttcttacttttAACTCATCACATTGCATTCTAGGATTCTCTTATTTGCAAGAATACATGTGATACTGTCTTAGCATCTGATCAAATGAGgtataattatgtaattagtataataaatatgtaagtAGTACAAGGTTTTGGACTGAGCTAAGGCCAGTTTTAATGActtcactattattattacaaaagcCAAAATAGACCAAAAATGTTCCAAAAATAGGCCAAAAACTAAAATCAGTGTCAAAGTACTCCACGTTCTAACCCAAATGCTAAAGTCAAAAGACCAAccaaatgtgttatttttagaAGGAACACCCACACTTCTATTCTGTGCCTTGTGTCGAACGGACCCACCTCAGTAACACAGGGTCCCTGACGTCTTGAGTATCCAGAGCGCGTCCTTGCATGAACTCGTAGCAGATGCCATTCTGGAAGGTGCAGTAAAGTCGGGGTGCGCAACCATTGGCATGTAGAACTTGGAAGCTCTTCAGTTCATTGTCTCGGTCCACAATCAGCTCGGTCTTGTTGCCGTACACCCTGACAAGCACCACATCCTCGTCGCAATCCTCCATATAACACCCCACCAGTTTGTTAGTTGTGCCATCTGTGAAAAGCTGAAgggacaaaaaaaatttaacataAGGCTATCATGATCAAATTGCAATCACAGCTACATTTTGTTGCAAGATGCACAGACCTTTCAGTCAAATTGAAATGGCATTCAAATCCAGTTTCACTTTCCTTAATGTTCCATAATTGCAATTTCATGTATCAGGAACTGCATGTTGACTGAAACTACTTAATGTTGACAACCTGTTtaagggttagatcacccaaaaatgaaaattccttcattaattactcaccctcatgtcgttccaaacccataagacttttgttcatcttcagaacacaaatgaagatcttattgatgaaatcagagatttctgtccttccattgacagtctacacaactaccactttgacgcttcaaaaagttcataaagagattgtaaaactaatcgtTAAGAATTGAGCGGTTTGGTcgaaattttctgaagagactcgatcgctttgtatgatgaacagattgaatttaggcttttattcacatgtaaacattgatcagtgaacataaacaaaagctcaaccgaacctgcttgatgcgtgagaacaaacctcattggttcttgcggaagcaaGCTTCTTGCACGTCAAGCAAGCATGATTGAGCTTCaatttaccataactgatgtgggagttgatgaatgtttatatgtgaataaaagcctaaattcaatctgttcttcatataaagtgatcaaatctcttcagaaaatgtggatTAAACAGCctgtagactgtcaatggagggacataaatctctcagatcagattttattaaaatatctttatttgtgttttggagatgaacgaaagtcttacaggtttggaacgatatgagggtgagtaaatgatgacagaattttcatttctgggtgaactagtAAGTGGGACACTTGGCACTCTTTTTTATATTGCCTTTTTCcctatcacatattttagtaatcatcataaattaggtgatcatttgaaagcttataCACTTTATCTTGTGAAAgttttgaaattggacattgCGTTACCTTTTAGCGGGCTCCTCACCCTAGCGGGTGATGTCATGtttcaaatgttacaaaatttggaCTATTTTATAGTCAAATCTTTTTCGAAACTTGACAAAACACATCGTTGGAAGGGTTTGAGACTCAAGGTTCCATATTTGACTGTTTTGTGATAgcagtgatattgtgacagaAATGCATTGGCTAATTTTGGTATAGTGCCAAAATAAAATCTCACAGGAAcctcaatttttgtgatatcaacttcaaatttggaatcTAGCAATTTTAGActccaaattattttgtaaaatatatttttaaataaaatataaaatgtttagtaCAGTACATTTGCTAAACATACActtctaaaactttttttacactttcatgttttgttctttgtcttctttaaaaagagaccaacctCAGGCCTGTGTTCcaaagcattaaagggttagttcacccaaaaataaaattatgtcatttattactcaccctcatgtcgttccacacccgtaagacctttattcatcttcggaacacaaattaagatatttttgatgaaatccgatggctcagtgaggcttccaTTGACAggaagataattaacactttcaaatgcccagaaatgtactaaaaacatatttaaaacagttcatgtgactacagtggttcaaccttaatgttatgaagcgacgtgaatacattttgtgcaccaaaaaagcaaaataacaacttttcagcaatatctactgatggccgatttcaaaacactgcttcgaagctttacgaatcttttgtttcgaatcagtggttcgaagcgccaaagtcacgtgatttcagtaaacgaggctttgttacgtcataaggcttgttcgagatgcattggcgctgcgcagaccgattgGCGTCAAAGTTCTGCGAGAGCAATTGGAGAGCATACGACACCTCATGCTTTCGAattgctctcgcggtactttgatgtcatacgccactcggtctgcacagcgccgatgcatctcgaacaagccttataagtgtttcgaaatttcaatagttcatgtgactttggcagtttcatACGctgatccgaatcactgattcgaaacaaaagatttgtaaagctaaTTTTTAAAGCTTATTattaaagcttcgaagcttcttgaagcagtgttttgaagtcgcccatcactagatattgttgaataaagtcattattttgtttttttggtgcacaaaaagtattctcgtcacttcataacattaaggttgaaccactgtagtcacatgaactgtttaaatacgtctttagtacctttctgggcatctgaaagtgttaattatctttctggcaatggaggcctcactgagccattggatttttatcaaaaatatcttaatttgtgttccgaagatgaacgaaggtcttacaggtgtggaacaacatgagggtgagtaattaatgacagaatttttgggtgaacccgtTAATGAATTACAACTATATAAGTTCAGATATTCACATCTATGCTCAATAAGGGGTGTGAAAGTTAACCGATcttaaagaataaaataagCCATTTTCAATCATTCGAATGTCAATCATGATGGAGCATATGATAAATTGGCAAGACCTTAAattctttgtgtttgtgacaATGTATCCCACAATTCACAGCACTGGCCTCGCCACCCACCAATGCATTTCTGAGATTCCTGAAATGACTTATGTACAAACAGCGGCAGTGGTCGCCATACAGAGGATGAATTCATCTCTGAGCAGGTGCCATTTTGAGAGTTCAACAGTTTTGTCGAAAGGTTACAACACTTAAAACGTGTAATGCATCTCAATAGTAAATGGGTTTAAGATAAACGGCTGAAAGCAAATATACCACAAATATCTGAACAAACTTTGAAATTAGAAATCGGAAAGTGACATGAAGCATGGTTTGAACCGCTAAGAATTGTTTGAATGGTCAGTGTTTACAGTTGAGCCTAGGTCAGGTGGTTATTAtcaacaaacacaacacaactaCCAACCCTTTTTCTAATGTCACATAACCATGTGGCTCTCCTAAACGGCTGGAACGCCGGAGCTCATCTGATGAATGGCATCAAAATGCCACACGCCAACAGAGCAGCTTTATTTTGAGCATTTTGGCTTCATTCAAAGGACTGTACCAAAGCAGCTGTGGACAATATGTTTGGGCACAATGCATGTTTTTCATTGATGAAAACTATGCTGGCTATCTGTAAACAGTGCCCATCTGTGTGGAGGTGAAACGGGATAAGGTTCATTCATCCTGGCTCAACAGCGGCAAACACAACTCATGTTGTGGCCCAAGAGAAAGGGGGTGAAAAATACATGTCCGAGTCATAGGTCACCCCAAAATTATAagaatgaaaatgtgaaaatgaatcCTGTTTTTTAAAACTAGGACCAAGGATAGGCCAGTGTAAGAGTTTGGAGCCATTCATTGAACATGTACATGTGTTTTTGTCTCATGCAAATTTAGATAAATTCAATATCGCTGCTGTGTATTCTGCTGATTTAAATGTCACCAAGGTTACATTATCTACTGGCTGACATGGTTGAGGTTTTGTTGAAATAACAACAAGGACTTGAGAAAGGAATGGGTTGAAAATTGTAAACGAATCAGTAAGGTTTGCATCATATGCCTTTATTTTCCTGGAAAAGTGTAGTGTGGATCTATAATGTGTATTTAATCGCAATTATAGTCACAAAAATGTTTAGACTGAAAATGACAAAGACTGAAATGGTtgaaatgctgtattacttaaaatgttttaagagCACTATAGCACCAATTCTACGGATTTTGACTTCATACATGATTTTTAggaaaatcatgttaaaatgtaagtatcaaatatgatccatcaggcttttgaggaatgtttatttgtacacCTCTCAATCGTCAttatattgcattgcattatatgttttgtcCCCACAATTAAAACTACAaagttcataaaactaagcatttaaatatcaccaTACTAAAGCATATTATTAAGAGATATAGAAAAATTCTATTTATATGCAGAATTTTATcatactttttggccatataaatatcagcaactgcaccaaattgcatatttttgctcagtttgggctcCTCTaatatgagctccatattctcactatatgagccataaaagcctgatgtaaaTATGAagcaaatatgaaatatgttcattaataACCTTCACTTCCCATCACACTAAATGATAACACTCAAACAGATATGACAGATGCAGCGCGTGAGGCTGACAGTCAGTGCAATAATACAAAGTTTATAATTGTGCTAACTGTGTAGCATACGTGGCGTTGGGCGGAGATGTCAGGCCAGTCAGTAAGTGTGAGTCACAGAGTCTAATCAGGTTATTTAAACAGCTGCATTAGGATAAACTCAAGGAAGCAGTAAGAGAGGCTTGctttattactattaataactGTTATTGACTGTTATTGACTGTGTTAATATTGTGAGCCTTCTAAATGATATTTTCCAATTAAGTCGTGAGACTTTGATCTGATTTTGCAAATACAATAGGCTGATCacttttaaatcaaatatgatTTTGGGTCGAGTAAATCTAATCAGATAAACTAGTTTCAAAACAGAATGCCAGGTGGGAGCTGCTCTATTTGTGAAATAACCTCCTATTCAGAGGTGACAAGTAACAGCTGACCTATGTCaagtacaaaaaaagaaaaacattatatatatatatatatatatatatatataatatatagtgtgtgtgtgtgtgtgtacacagaacaacaacaacatgacCTGCAACAAAATGCATTGACACCACCTGTAACCCAAAAGACCTTGAGGTATATTTATATcagatttatatattatatatttatgcacCAGACAAGTACATTTACATGATGGCAAAACAAAGCAAACTCATTTCACTGAACTTAAAGATTTATTGAGGTGTCAACATGATGTTGAACTGGGATATGCAAACACAACTGTGTTGACACTATGATGGACAGATGAAGATGACTTCAAAACACCATCATAACACAAATTTCTTaaacacattaacatttttaaattaatctatctatctaaatatatatatatatatatatatatatatatatatatatcataattatacacacataaatatataatataaaaagatagatatataaaataatatatatatatatatatataaaagatctttaaatcagtttaatattttatgtgtgtgtgtgtgtgtgtgtatatatatatatattataaaatattaaactgatTTTAAGATCTTTTTTATCTTGATTTGAAGATTTTTAGCAAATAAGTCACTGCCAGCTGGCCAATGACGTATACAGGAGACGCACCTCACGTCATATATTAAAAACCTCCCTTACCTGGCGCAAATGGTAAAATGATTTCTTTATAGCTGTTTTATTACAGAATGTGTGTGATTATATGTGGTTAAACTGGGTGTGATGTACAGCAGCTGGCTAAGTTAGCCAGGCTAGTTTTGAACGTCACTCCTACGGTCATAGCTAGTAATATGACGTGGTAACACACAAAACCTTCAACGTCATTTACGCTATATTAAAAGCTATTCTTCACTGAAAATTAAAAacgccacagaaaaaaaaaaaaaaaaaaaaaaaaaaaggccctAAACACGCCGGGAGTAGATTAGCTCAAGCTACACAGTCACACCTACCTTAGTCTGGATCAGGTTCGGGTCCCAGCCTGGTCTGAGCTCTTTAATCAGCTTCATCGCCCCTTCCGTAACATTATGTTCGTCCACGAATATCGGGAATTTTCTGATCGTCGGTGACCCGACCGGCACGTGGATCTCCGTCTCCATCATATGATTTATCTGTCTATTATTGCCCGACATGAAAGTTTCTGAATCTATAAGTATTAAATAGGTATATTAAGTGTTCGGGGGGTCTTaaggtttttatttaaacatgtaCTGGAGGTCCAGTCCGGTTTAGTATGTGCAGAGAAAAGAGGAGCGACTCATATGCCGGTACCGTTGGTTTCTGTCATCACGGCAGGAAAAAAACGGCGCTTCTTCCTTCTGTAGGCACCGCCCACAAGAAATCATCCGATGACGGAGCCTGGCTGATAAATATTCATGAGGTCAGGCTGACGACTCTTCAGAACCTTCCAATGGCGAATGATTGCCTTATTAATATTGATTAGGTAAACTTACGTTGCTTTGTAGTCGTCCGTGGTAAGGGcttggctcatgaatattacgAGACATGCCTTCAGCATTGTAAGATTCGTAAATAACCTGGATTTATGTCTCTCAATAAACATATGCtcaatattttgtcttttttgaagtgtaatttgttATGTATCATGGTATTAGAAAGAAAGAATATAGGCTATTACGAAAATATGAAGTCACAGTTGAACCTGGGGAAATGTAAACAATCTGAATATTTAGCCAAATTAAATGACAAGCCTAAAGGAGTGCGTTGTCTAAACTAATCTCAGGTTTACTGTAATCATGTGTCATTATTGCATGCTATCTATGAATCAGGCCACTAGGAGTCTCTCACAAAGGCAAAACGGGCCcaaatcattcatttttataatataagcTAAAGTGCCC
It includes:
- the etnk2 gene encoding ethanolamine kinase 2, which gives rise to MSGNNRQINHMMETEIHVPVGSPTIRKFPIFVDEHNVTEGAMKLIKELRPGWDPNLIQTKLFTDGTTNKLVGCYMEDCDEDVVLVRVYGNKTELIVDRDNELKSFQVLHANGCAPRLYCTFQNGICYEFMQGRALDTQDVRDPVLLRLIAREMARIHAIHAHNGCIPKPNLWIKMRKYFSLVATEFTDQASNVRIQQEVPSQEVLEQEMMWMKEHLSQLGSPVVLCHNDLLCKNIIHNAKEGHVRFIDYEYSSYNYQAFDIGNHFNEFAGMSEPDYNLYPSQEMQLDWLHTYLQAYKLFTKKGEEVSQHELETLYVQVNKFALASHFFWGFWALIQAKYSSIEFDFLGYAVLRFNQYFKTKPAVTALEIPK